Part of the Bacillota bacterium genome is shown below.
AGTTCGTGAGGTTCATGGAGACCTGGGCCAGGTTACGGTCTTCGAGCTTGATCCCGAGAGCCTTCACGTACATGAGCCCGCCGCTCGAGGCTCGGACGGCGCGGGCTATCTTCTTCGCGATGGACACGTCCGGGGTGCCGAGGTTGATATTGTAGGCAATGAGGAACTCACGCGCCCCGATGACTGTCGCCCCGGCGGTCGGGTGCATCACAGGATCGCCGAAGTCCGGGCGCCTCTCGGGCAGATGGATCTCTTTCTTCAGGCCCTCGTACTCGCCTCTTCTGATGTCCGCGAGGTTTCGCCGATCCGGGCGGGTCGCGGCCTCCTCGTAGAGGTACACGGGGATGCGAAGCTTCTCGGCGACCTCGGCGCCTAGTTCGCGAGCGAGGGCAACGCAGTCAGCCATGGTCACGCCGAGGACGGGCACAAACGGCACCACGTCAGTGGCGCCGATGCGCGGATGCTCTCCTCGGTGCTCCTCCATGTTGATGAGCTCCGCGGCTTTCGCGATAGCCCGGAACGCCGCCTCCTTCACCGGGGCGGGCTCGCCGATGAACGTCAGCACCGACCTGTTGTGGTTGGAGTCGGATGAGTAATCGAGCAGTTGCACACCAGGGACGCTCTCGACGGCCGCGACGATCTCGCGCACGACCTCGGGCCTGCGCCCTTCGCTGAAATTCGGGACGCATTCGACGATCTTCCTTGACATACCTTTCACCCCGCTGCCATGCCGGCTGCCATCCCCGTCCCGTGGCGCGAGCGGCACGTTGTGCTTCCCGGCACCCTGTCTCACCCCGCCTCGGAGCCTACGCTTGGACGTTGGCGCATTGGCGCGCACTCACGCAGCGCACCAGGCCCGCGGAAACCGTGCTCTGGGCCCTGGCCTCAAGTCGCGAGTAGCGTTCCGAACATTTCGCAGCGTTTCGTAGCGTTACGCCTTCGTTCAATGGCGTATTCGCCAGCAACAATAGTTTTCCTTCCCGGAAGACCGCAG
Proteins encoded:
- the ftcD gene encoding glutamate formimidoyltransferase: MSRKIVECVPNFSEGRRPEVVREIVAAVESVPGVQLLDYSSDSNHNRSVLTFIGEPAPVKEAAFRAIAKAAELINMEEHRGEHPRIGATDVVPFVPVLGVTMADCVALARELGAEVAEKLRIPVYLYEEAATRPDRRNLADIRRGEYEGLKKEIHLPERRPDFGDPVMHPTAGATVIGAREFLIAYNINLGTPDVSIAKKIARAVRASSGGLMYVKALGIKLEDRNLAQVSMNLTNFKKTPMHVVFNLVKSEAERYGVPIVGSEIVGLVPLDALLAAAEHYLRIENFGRKQVLETRVWE